Proteins found in one Brevibacillus brevis genomic segment:
- the dnaA gene encoding chromosomal replication initiator protein DnaA: MDAAISELWRKVLAKIEKSLSKPSFDTWLKATKATTLEEDALIVVAPNDFARDWLETRYAQLITDTLYEVTGINMKVKFVAMQNPDAAFADEQPAPRVKMSEPPTVADDQPPSILNPKYTFDTFVIGSGNRFAHAASLAVAEAPAKAYNPLFIYGGVGLGKTHLMHAIGHYVIQHNPSAKVVYLSSEKFTNEFINSIRDNKAVEFRNKYRSVDVLLIDDIQFLAGKESTQEEFFHTFNALHEESKQIIISSDRPPKEIPTLEDRLRSRFEWGLITDIQPPDLETRIAILRKKAKAENLDIPNEVMAYIANQIDSNIRELEGALIRVVAYSSLINRDIDTQLAAEALKDIIPSSRPRVITIMDIQRTVGEAFSLKLEDFKAKKRTKTVAFPRQIAMYLSRELTDASLPKIGDEFGGRDHTTVIHAHEKISRALANDPHMQTTIQSLIEKLKANH, from the coding sequence TTGGATGCAGCGATTAGCGAACTATGGCGCAAAGTACTCGCCAAGATAGAAAAATCGCTAAGCAAACCCAGTTTTGATACCTGGCTGAAGGCGACAAAGGCAACTACATTAGAAGAAGATGCACTGATCGTCGTCGCACCAAACGACTTTGCTCGTGATTGGCTAGAAACCAGGTACGCACAACTGATTACCGATACACTATATGAAGTGACGGGTATCAATATGAAAGTAAAGTTCGTCGCGATGCAAAATCCTGATGCGGCTTTTGCCGACGAACAACCTGCCCCACGGGTGAAAATGAGCGAACCGCCAACAGTCGCGGATGACCAGCCACCCAGTATCTTAAATCCCAAATACACCTTTGACACGTTTGTCATCGGCTCAGGGAATCGATTCGCTCACGCCGCATCTCTTGCGGTTGCTGAAGCTCCTGCGAAAGCTTACAATCCCCTCTTCATTTACGGAGGAGTCGGACTTGGCAAAACCCACTTAATGCATGCAATTGGCCATTATGTCATTCAGCACAACCCATCGGCGAAAGTGGTCTATTTGTCGTCTGAGAAATTCACCAATGAATTCATCAACTCGATTCGTGATAACAAAGCCGTCGAATTCCGCAATAAATACCGGAGTGTTGACGTTCTTTTAATTGATGACATTCAGTTTTTGGCAGGCAAAGAGTCGACACAAGAAGAGTTTTTCCATACGTTCAATGCCTTGCATGAAGAAAGCAAACAAATCATCATCTCCTCCGATCGACCTCCTAAGGAGATCCCGACGCTGGAGGATCGCCTCCGCTCACGCTTCGAATGGGGGCTGATTACTGATATTCAGCCGCCAGACCTCGAAACGCGGATTGCGATTTTGCGCAAAAAGGCGAAAGCAGAAAATCTCGATATCCCTAATGAGGTAATGGCGTACATTGCCAACCAGATCGACAGCAACATCCGCGAGCTGGAAGGCGCACTGATTCGTGTCGTTGCCTACTCCTCCTTGATTAATCGAGATATCGACACGCAGCTGGCGGCGGAAGCACTGAAAGACATTATTCCTTCCTCCCGCCCACGCGTGATTACCATTATGGACATCCAACGAACGGTCGGAGAAGCGTTCAGCCTGAAACTAGAAGATTTCAAGGCGAAAAAACGGACAAAAACCGTCGCTTTCCCCCGTCAGATTGCGATGTATCTCTCCAGAGAGCTGACGGATGCCTCCTTGCCGAAAATCGGTGATGAATTTGGCGGCCGTGACCATACGACAGTCATCCATGCCCATGAGAAAATCTCTCGTGC